From Halostella salina, one genomic window encodes:
- the deoC gene encoding deoxyribose-phosphate aldolase, protein MDRQTLAERIDHTVLGPETTPADVRRVLDEAAEYGMNACIPPCYVAEAAEYAPDVTLATVVGFPHGQHAPGVKAAEAETVWDEGADEVDVVLNVGRLRAGEDDAVREELAAVVAAVPIPVKVIVEATLLDESELRRACEAAVDADADFVKTSTGFADGGARVADVEVMSEYLPVKASGGVGNYERAKAMFDAGAERIGASSGVAIVESFEK, encoded by the coding sequence ATGGACCGCCAGACGCTCGCGGAACGCATCGACCACACTGTTCTGGGTCCCGAAACGACGCCCGCCGACGTACGGCGCGTGCTCGACGAGGCCGCGGAGTACGGGATGAACGCCTGTATCCCGCCCTGCTACGTCGCCGAGGCGGCCGAGTACGCTCCCGACGTGACCCTCGCCACGGTCGTCGGCTTCCCCCACGGCCAGCACGCCCCCGGCGTCAAGGCCGCGGAGGCGGAAACCGTCTGGGACGAGGGTGCCGACGAGGTCGACGTGGTGCTGAACGTCGGCCGCCTGCGGGCGGGCGAGGACGACGCCGTCCGCGAGGAACTGGCGGCCGTCGTCGCCGCCGTCCCCATCCCCGTGAAGGTGATCGTCGAGGCGACGCTGCTGGACGAATCCGAACTCCGGCGGGCGTGCGAGGCGGCCGTCGACGCCGACGCCGACTTCGTGAAGACCTCAACCGGCTTCGCCGACGGCGGCGCGCGGGTCGCGGACGTCGAGGTCATGAGCGAGTACCTCCCGGTGAAAGCCAGCGGCGGCGTCGGGAACTACGAACGGGCGAAAGCGATGTTCGACGCCGGGGCCGAGCGCATCGGCGCGTCGAGCGGCGTCGCGATCGTCGAAAGCTTCGAGAAGTAG
- a CDS encoding PGF-CTERM sorting domain-containing protein → MGPHRTTWAALTFALLLVTSSAGAMAMGAAPDDGTLNSTQEGDSVEPADEVYVDGDGDAVLVYRNEADSETANGHFGADLSEGLFHIFINDTVDESMENDFAGNASFVLGPESMNASGAFSMAQPESVEELTFDASATQTREESTGSMTLDATLVDDSTTGATTTTGSVSTEGSMTSTASMFRTQGTVSVTPDSDQAIPSSTRMSQAFTLSETDDGYTLTAAQEYTVGTYSEASWNTRENATRTLEAQFNAVAYQLDGNADVNVEAYSYDEAENRLDIEYTVEFTGVDEAVSQQLATSLSESRELDLSESEASDLADRIQSVELTELSGSVDVQADGATANWNVRIDNYDEAATATLDILEASEMDTEGMDIDTARSRLEAQQAAELEQTVTWEGEVDIPDPETVTMQFSMDSSTENWAAYVSELEERGVEWSGDTTFEAHAETQNGELVASGSATFSQEGLIDNAIDSALQNTESSTGPNEQARSFLRSFQQSEFETARMDASVGDGEVTFEAGASFENVSAFRDVMAEQYGDDVAIASAVGQYEGDETVTYVRMPGAVGSDASESDVRELSMVGDDTEVNMPDDWSPDEKSFPEMDTEEARNYLGIQTDDGGEDGDDGDESSSSLPGFGPVVALVALAAVALVARRRAA, encoded by the coding sequence ATGGGACCACATAGAACGACGTGGGCCGCCCTCACGTTCGCCCTCCTCCTGGTCACGAGTTCGGCCGGGGCGATGGCGATGGGCGCAGCCCCCGACGACGGCACGTTGAACAGTACGCAGGAAGGCGACTCCGTCGAACCCGCCGACGAGGTGTACGTCGACGGCGACGGCGACGCGGTCCTCGTCTACCGGAACGAGGCGGACAGCGAGACGGCGAACGGTCACTTCGGGGCCGACCTCTCCGAGGGACTGTTCCACATCTTCATCAACGACACGGTCGACGAGTCGATGGAGAACGACTTCGCCGGCAACGCCTCGTTCGTCCTCGGGCCGGAGTCGATGAACGCCTCCGGCGCGTTCTCGATGGCCCAGCCGGAGTCGGTCGAGGAACTGACGTTCGACGCGTCGGCGACCCAGACCCGCGAGGAGTCCACCGGGTCGATGACGCTCGATGCCACGCTCGTCGACGACTCCACGACTGGCGCGACGACGACGACCGGAAGCGTCTCGACTGAAGGGTCGATGACCTCGACGGCATCGATGTTCAGGACGCAGGGCACCGTGTCGGTGACCCCCGACAGCGACCAGGCGATCCCGAGCAGTACCCGGATGAGCCAGGCGTTCACGCTGTCCGAGACTGACGACGGCTACACCCTCACCGCGGCACAGGAGTACACCGTCGGGACGTACAGCGAGGCGTCCTGGAACACCCGTGAGAACGCGACGCGCACCCTCGAAGCGCAGTTCAACGCCGTCGCCTACCAGCTCGACGGGAACGCCGACGTGAACGTCGAGGCGTACTCGTACGACGAGGCCGAGAACCGCCTCGACATCGAGTACACCGTCGAGTTCACCGGCGTCGACGAGGCCGTCTCCCAGCAGCTCGCGACCTCGCTTTCGGAGTCCCGGGAGCTGGACCTCTCCGAGAGCGAAGCCAGCGACCTCGCCGACCGCATCCAGTCCGTCGAGCTGACCGAGCTGTCCGGCTCGGTCGACGTGCAGGCCGACGGCGCGACCGCGAACTGGAACGTCCGGATCGACAACTACGACGAGGCCGCCACCGCGACGCTCGACATCCTCGAAGCCTCCGAGATGGACACCGAAGGGATGGACATCGACACGGCCCGCAGCCGGCTGGAGGCCCAGCAGGCCGCCGAACTCGAACAGACGGTCACCTGGGAGGGCGAAGTCGACATCCCCGACCCGGAGACGGTGACGATGCAGTTCAGCATGGACAGTTCGACCGAGAACTGGGCGGCGTACGTGAGCGAACTCGAAGAGCGGGGCGTCGAGTGGAGCGGTGACACCACCTTCGAGGCCCACGCCGAGACCCAAAACGGCGAGCTGGTCGCCAGCGGCTCGGCGACGTTCAGCCAGGAGGGCCTGATCGACAACGCCATCGACAGCGCGCTCCAGAACACCGAGTCGTCGACCGGACCCAACGAGCAGGCGCGGTCGTTCCTCCGCTCGTTCCAGCAGTCGGAGTTCGAGACGGCCCGGATGGACGCAAGCGTCGGTGACGGCGAGGTCACGTTCGAAGCGGGCGCGAGCTTCGAGAACGTCTCCGCGTTCCGCGACGTGATGGCCGAGCAGTACGGCGACGACGTCGCCATCGCCAGCGCCGTGGGGCAGTACGAGGGCGACGAGACCGTCACGTACGTCCGGATGCCCGGCGCGGTCGGCTCCGACGCCAGCGAGTCCGACGTGCGCGAACTCTCGATGGTCGGCGACGACACCGAGGTCAACATGCCGGACGACTGGAGCCCCGACGAGAAGAGCTTCCCCGAGATGGACACCGAGGAGGCGCGTAACTACCTCGGCATCCAGACCGACGACGGCGGTGAGGACGGCGACGACGGCGACGAGTCGTCCTCCTCGCTGCCCGGCTTCGGCCCGGTCGTCGCGCTGGTCGCGCTCGCCGCGGTGGCGCTTGTCGCCCGGCGTCGCGCCGCGTAA
- a CDS encoding tRNA (N(6)-L-threonylcarbamoyladenosine(37)-C(2))-methylthiotransferase, whose protein sequence is MARYHIETYGCTSNRGESREIERKLRDAGHKPVDGVEAADVAIMNTCTVVEKTERNMLRRARELEDEAADLIVTGCMALAQGEEFEQAGIDARVLHWDDVPTAVRNGECPTPESGTEPVLDGVVGILPIARGCMSDCSYCITKQATGKIDSPPVEANVEKARALVHAGAKEIRITGQDTGVYGWDDGERKLHVLLDRICDIEGDFRVRVGMANPKGIHGIREELAAVFADNEKLYNFIHAPVQSGSNDVLGDMRRQHQVSEFVEVVETFDRYLDHWTLSTDFIVGFPSETEHDHEQSMALFREVRPEKVNVTRFSKRPGTDAADMKGLGGQTKKDRSKAMSELKREVVAEAYDELVGTTREVLVAEEGTGDSVKCRDGAYRQIIVQNASDYDFAVGEFIEVEVTGHNTVYALAEPM, encoded by the coding sequence ATGGCCCGCTACCACATCGAGACGTACGGCTGCACGTCGAACCGCGGCGAGAGCCGCGAGATAGAGCGGAAGCTCCGGGACGCGGGCCACAAACCGGTCGACGGCGTCGAGGCGGCCGACGTCGCCATCATGAACACCTGCACGGTCGTCGAAAAGACGGAGCGCAACATGCTCCGCCGGGCCCGCGAACTGGAGGACGAGGCCGCGGACCTCATCGTCACGGGCTGCATGGCGCTGGCCCAGGGCGAGGAGTTCGAGCAGGCCGGCATCGACGCCCGGGTCCTCCACTGGGACGACGTGCCGACCGCGGTGCGCAACGGCGAGTGTCCCACCCCGGAGAGCGGGACCGAGCCGGTGCTGGACGGCGTCGTCGGCATCCTCCCCATCGCGCGGGGCTGTATGAGCGACTGCTCGTACTGCATCACCAAGCAGGCGACCGGCAAGATAGACTCGCCGCCGGTCGAGGCAAACGTCGAGAAGGCCCGCGCGCTGGTCCACGCCGGCGCGAAAGAGATCCGGATCACCGGGCAGGACACCGGCGTGTACGGCTGGGACGACGGCGAGCGCAAGCTCCACGTCCTGCTGGACCGGATCTGCGACATCGAGGGCGACTTCCGGGTCCGCGTCGGCATGGCGAACCCGAAGGGGATCCACGGCATCCGCGAGGAGCTCGCGGCCGTGTTCGCCGACAACGAGAAGCTGTACAACTTCATCCACGCGCCCGTCCAGAGCGGGTCGAACGACGTGCTCGGCGACATGCGCCGCCAGCACCAGGTGTCGGAGTTCGTCGAGGTCGTCGAGACGTTCGATCGCTACCTCGACCACTGGACGCTGTCGACTGACTTCATCGTCGGCTTCCCCTCCGAGACCGAGCACGACCACGAGCAGAGCATGGCCCTGTTCCGCGAGGTCCGCCCGGAGAAGGTCAACGTCACCCGCTTCTCGAAGCGCCCCGGCACCGACGCCGCCGACATGAAGGGACTGGGCGGGCAGACAAAGAAGGACCGCTCGAAGGCGATGTCCGAACTCAAGCGCGAGGTCGTCGCCGAGGCGTACGACGAACTCGTCGGCACGACCCGCGAGGTGCTCGTCGCCGAGGAGGGGACCGGCGACTCCGTGAAGTGCCGCGACGGCGCGTACCGGCAGATCATCGTGCAGAACGCCTCCGACTACGACTTCGCGGTTGGGGAGTTCATCGAGGTCGAGGTGACGGGCCACAACACCGTGTACGCGCTGGCGGAGCCGATGTGA
- a CDS encoding cation diffusion facilitator family transporter — MNRGAALRAVGIVVLLANLTLALAKGGVWVWTGSLAVGSEAVNSLADSGYSVVVLAGLYLTTRPPDFEHPHGHERIEPFVSLFIALAIFAVGGFVFYSAVTDILAGTVAVTHGWAAVTVLVATAVVKYALYRYCLRVGEENNSPAVRAAALDNRNDILTAAAALVGVVGAGAGVPVLDPLAAGVVSVGIVYTGVEIVRDNVNYLVGAAPPEDLRAEIVARALDHPDVEGVHDVIAHYVGPEIDVSLHVEVEGDRTLREAHAIETAVIESIRELPQVDDAYVHVDPKELGEWKEDEVADELLREFGGGE, encoded by the coding sequence ATGAACCGCGGCGCGGCGCTCCGGGCGGTCGGGATCGTCGTCCTGCTCGCCAACCTGACGCTCGCCCTCGCGAAGGGCGGCGTGTGGGTCTGGACAGGGAGCCTCGCCGTCGGCTCCGAGGCCGTCAACAGCCTCGCCGACTCCGGGTACAGCGTCGTCGTCCTCGCTGGACTGTACCTGACGACCCGCCCGCCGGACTTCGAGCATCCACACGGCCACGAGCGCATCGAACCGTTCGTCTCGCTGTTTATCGCGCTCGCGATCTTCGCCGTCGGCGGGTTCGTGTTCTACAGCGCCGTCACGGATATTCTCGCCGGCACCGTCGCCGTCACCCACGGCTGGGCCGCGGTGACGGTTCTCGTCGCGACGGCGGTCGTAAAGTACGCCCTCTACCGCTACTGCCTGCGGGTCGGCGAGGAGAACAACTCCCCGGCGGTCCGGGCGGCCGCCCTGGACAACCGCAACGACATCCTCACCGCGGCCGCCGCGCTGGTCGGGGTCGTGGGAGCCGGCGCAGGGGTGCCGGTACTCGACCCCCTGGCCGCAGGCGTCGTCTCGGTGGGCATCGTCTACACCGGCGTCGAGATCGTCCGGGACAACGTCAACTACCTCGTCGGCGCGGCCCCGCCGGAGGACCTCCGCGCTGAGATCGTCGCACGCGCGCTCGACCACCCGGACGTGGAGGGTGTCCACGATGTGATCGCCCACTACGTCGGCCCGGAGATCGACGTGAGTCTCCACGTCGAGGTGGAGGGCGACCGCACCCTCCGCGAGGCCCACGCCATCGAGACGGCCGTCATCGAGTCGATCCGGGAACTGCCACAGGTCGACGACGCCTACGTCCACGTCGACCCGAAGGAACTCGGCGAATGGAAGGAGGACGAGGTCGCCGACGAACTGCTCCGGGAGTTCGGGGGCGGGGAGTGA
- a CDS encoding HIT family protein yields the protein MDQVFAPWRIEWVERKGKNPEIDDCVFCELPELGDDEGNLVVARSDHAFVLLNNYPYNPGHAMVIPDRHTGEYGDLPDEVLLDHARLKQRTFDALDEALGADGFNAGLNLGDGAGGSVDDHLHTHVVPRWEGDTNFMPVLSDTKVIVEALEDTYDRLHDAFAAQDGTTVSESGAVRIDGG from the coding sequence ATGGACCAGGTGTTCGCGCCGTGGCGGATCGAGTGGGTCGAACGCAAGGGGAAAAACCCCGAGATAGACGACTGCGTGTTCTGCGAACTCCCGGAACTCGGTGACGACGAGGGGAATCTGGTGGTCGCCCGGAGCGACCACGCGTTCGTCCTGCTCAACAACTACCCGTACAACCCGGGCCACGCGATGGTGATCCCCGACCGCCACACCGGGGAGTACGGCGACCTGCCGGACGAAGTGCTGCTCGACCACGCCCGCCTGAAACAGCGGACGTTCGACGCGCTCGACGAGGCGCTCGGCGCGGACGGCTTCAACGCCGGCCTGAACCTCGGCGACGGCGCGGGCGGGTCGGTCGACGACCATCTCCACACCCACGTCGTGCCGCGCTGGGAGGGCGACACCAACTTCATGCCCGTACTGAGCGATACGAAGGTCATTGTGGAGGCGCTGGAAGACACGTACGACCGCCTGCACGACGCGTTCGCGGCACAGGACGGCACGACCGTATCGGAGTCGGGAGCAGTCCGGATCGACGGCGGCTGA
- a CDS encoding DUF7835 family putative zinc beta-ribbon protein, whose amino-acid sequence MATTDDSFDGITEPCSSCGTDTLHEVSVQIRTESLKDENAQFSREPYRVAECQRCGERSSQRMNNA is encoded by the coding sequence ATGGCCACGACTGACGACTCCTTCGACGGGATCACCGAGCCGTGTAGTTCGTGTGGGACGGATACGCTACACGAGGTGTCCGTTCAGATACGGACCGAGAGCCTCAAGGACGAGAACGCGCAGTTCTCACGCGAACCGTACCGCGTCGCGGAGTGTCAGCGCTGTGGCGAGCGGTCCAGCCAGCGGATGAACAACGCCTAA